A region of Mycteria americana isolate JAX WOST 10 ecotype Jacksonville Zoo and Gardens chromosome 11, USCA_MyAme_1.0, whole genome shotgun sequence DNA encodes the following proteins:
- the COL7A1 gene encoding collagen alpha-1(VII) chain isoform X2: MSGRLLLLAVLPALLGPPPATAQKRSQVVCEDVLEADIAFLVDGSSSIGRNNFRAIRAFMDDLVGPFVQAVGEKAVRFAVAQYSDEPRVEFSFSQHTDGTSVRRAIQQLIYKGGNTRTGAGFRYVADNFFGPTQLRPGVPQICILITDGKSQDDAEGPAAKLKSQGVKVFAVGIKNADRKELIRVASMPTDAFFFYVGDFKLLGTLVPLMTRRVCTSVGGTVRLLDGPSHAGPSNLEILERGLDQLQIRWTAASGPVTGYRVQHVPLTGLGQPVVAERQEVSLGPQETSTVLRGLRLGTEYLVTVTAQYANSIGESVSGRARTQSRAGSVLDFRVVETGPTFLRLAWQPGPKPPQGYGLSYAVQGAAQGEEKSLGASAQSATLSNLRPDTEYVVTLRPRYAQEPADPATLAARTRRPVGVQHLAVHNVSAQSMLLAWQPVSGATGYRISWVTLTGQDRHRVDVDAGRTSHALGGLRPDADYVVTVAPLFGQLEGPTATVRQRTEAGAEQTLRTNILSPTSIQVLWTGARDARGYRLEWKRATGLEPPRTVSLPSSANTYQLTGLQPGTVYRITLYTLYDGGEVATPVTTFQTGVEAPVGAVSELRLIEEAGRRVRLGWTGVPGATEYKVVVRNNQDGTERTRRVPGSQTGLELGDLREGIAYLVRVSALAGGREGSAATLTVRLKYPAVGSISELRVTEAGPSQLRVTWRGLPGAGGYLLTWRGSDGLEQSRFLPADPTAFTIEGLRAGVVYTVGVSAIVDGHEGSPVTATGRIAPEQVGMVSRLEVQASRSNVARVTWVGVPGATAYRVVWSRRDGGSESSRRVPGHTSSFDIPDLEGGVSYTVKVTALIGNREGNPVSIIVTTPEAAPLPPVSSFQVTEASEHRLRLAWVPAPGSAGYRLVWRLAEGGPQHSQQLPATAGSYDLGGLEPGRRYHISITSLAGGRESEPAAVTAITAAAPAHVTSLRVTEVQRDSVTLTWTPVPGATGYVLSWTPPAAGGQPGRTLPGAASSQQVSGLRLGQRYTFTLRPLLGSTPGAETSVSERTVCRDARGDVVFLVHGTRDSSSGADAVRTLLSNTVTALGRLGPEGTQVALATYSYRSLPWLLLNRSSDLPAVLEQIRTMRYEEPSGNAIGAAITFARTYLLSPGAGRRPGVPAVLVVLADGPSGDDAIAAARDVKAGGVRLLAVGLEGADREQLRRMVTGEDPRYIYRGGGTLAELEGELTDDLCTIISTKPEPEPKPCTVQCPKGEKGDHGEAGPQGRVGQPGPPGEPGRHGLPGPPGPAGPRGLPGESVERPGKKGDRGFPGADGTPGSPGRPGNPGSPGQPGTQGVPGPRGDPGPRGPMGLSGPKGEKGEPGEPRVIVDGGQGLPGRKGEPGMPGSPGPPGSPGPRGPFGDPGPPGPLGPTGPPGPPGESVKGEKGDRGERGPPGLVDGAAPRGEPGPPGLPGDPGPRGPAGPPGLKGEKGDGKEGFPGPPGRPGDPGERGPRGPPGEQGRKGDRGAPGELGEMGEKGDRGVPGPEGEKGEAGAPGRPGPSGREGAPGPAGPRGEKGDPGPPGKPAPSVAGVSGEKGERGFPGPEGPPGPKGDAGDKGARGVPGLSIPGPAGPKGEQGDRGIIGLTGRSGPKGEPGEPGEKGEPGRAGAPGQTGLRGKEGERGEKGDEGTPGEAGPPGKPGDRGPRGLPGYRGPPGEKGDSGDPGPEGRNGSPGAPGSKGDRGEPGLPGPPGRTVDVGLGGVGEKGEKGDPGDPGEDGAKGARGDAGSPGLPGERGVEGPRGPPGARGDPGDRGLPGEKGDRGPPGLDGRNGLEGKPGPPGPAGLRGDPGKQGDPGRDGLPGLRGEQGLPGPVGPLGPPGVPGKPGDDGKPGLSGKNGEDGTPGEDGRKGDKGDPGPAGRDGRSGAKGEQGDRGVPGPLGPPGLPGVPGQVGPPGQGSPGLRGVAGPKGDPGEPGLRGEPGRPGSPGARGDPGTAVNIERSLEALGIKISSLKELTGAYDGSSDSFLPVSERLRGQKGSRGEPGERGPPGREGSLGFPGERGPKGDKGDPGAPGPQGPMGRAVGERGPEGPPGQPGEPGKPGIPGVPGRAGELGEAGRPGEKGDRGEKGDRGEQGRDGLPGPPGPPGPKADAVEGSLMGFPGERGPAGPKGAKGEPGAEGERGPKGDKGEGGPRGERGEPGEKGRDGGPGLPGERGLAGPEGKPGLPGFPGALGRPGSQGDPGPPGPPGSAGPPGTQGPAGTKGDPGEPGSGIRGLPGPQGSMGLPGPPGPPGPGGPPGVPGQPGQVGESGKPGVPGRDGVPGKDGEAGVPGKTGMPGPSGPAGPKGEPGDAGAPGQAVAGPPGAKGEKGEPALLEGVLLGEPGSKGDRGLPGPKGEKGEPGGSGEPGDPGEDGAKGSSGAKGEKGSPGVSVRGPPGQDGPPGLKGDIGLPGLPGPPGLAGIAGAPGQPGLRGDNGQPGPPGPPGERGLIGFPGRDGTSGPPGPPGPPGPAGTQGASGLKGDKGAPGAGLPGARGERGDPGPRGEDGRPGPEGDRGPAGLPGNRGERGDKGDLGAPGPKGDKGDTVVLEGPAGARGSKGEPGERGLKGTEGDKGDKGEQGMPGEKGVRGEQGEKGSTGFPGARGPGGQKGEVGASGEPGEPGQPGRDGIPGARGEKGDMGPLGMRGPKGDRGMKGACGIDGDKGEKGEPGIPGRSGLPGRKGEPGELGLSGPAGIPGKEGLMGPKGDRGFDGQQGAKGDQGEKGDRGAPGIIGGPGPRGSDGAPGPPGPPGSIGPRGPEGMQGQKGERGPPGQAVPGARGVPGIPGERGEQSRHPGAPWGEGGAGHDGGGDPRLCPAGDEPALCLRWPLPTAPGFTLGGSGQEQPPLCPGRRKNHPPGEGAWPNR; encoded by the exons ATGAGCGGCCGGCTCCTGCTCCTCGCCGTGCTCCCCGCGCTCCTGGGCCCCCCGCCTGCCACAGCGCAAAAGAGGAGCCAAG TGGTGTGCGAGGACGTGCTGGAGGCCGACATCGCCTTCCTGGTGGACGGCTCGTCCAGCATCGGCAGGAACAACTTCCGCGCCATCCGCGCCTTCATGGACGACCTGGTGGGGCCCTTCGTGCAGGCGGTGGGTGAGAAGGCGGTACGCTTTGCCGTGGCGCAGTACAGCGACGAGCCGCG ggtGGAGTTCTCCTTCTCCCAGCACACCGACGGCACAAGCGTCCGGAGGGCCATCCAGCAGCTGATCTACAAGGGTGGCAACACGCGGACCGGTGCTGGCTTCCGCTACGTTGCTGACAACTTCTTCGGCCCCACGCAGCTGCGGCCCGGGGTCCCCCAG ATCTGCATCCTCATCACGGACGGCAAGTCCCAGGATGATGCCGAGGGGCCGGCAGCAAAGCTGAAGAGTCAGGGCGTCAAGGTCTTTGCCGTGG GGATCAAGAACGCCGACCGCAAGGAGCTGATCCGCGTGGCCTCGATGCCCACCGATGCCTTCTTCTTCTACGTTGGTGACTTCAAGCTGCTGGGGACGCTGGTGCCGCTGATGACGCGCAGGGTGTGCACGAGCGTTGGAGGCACCGTGCGCCTGCTGG ACGGGCCGAGCCATGCCGGCCCCTCCAACCTGGAGATCCTGGAGCGGGGCCTCGACCAGCTGCAGATCCGCTGGACGGCGGCCAGCGGCCCCGTCACCGGCTACCGGGTGCAACACGTGCCGCTgacggggctggggcagccggtGGTGGCGGAGAGGCAGGAG GTGAGCCTGGGGCCGCAGGAGACGAGCACGGTGCTGCGGGGGCTGCGCCTGGGGACGGAGTACCTGGTCACCGTCACCGCCCAGTACGCCAACAGCATCGGCGAGTCGGTGTCCGGCCGAGCACGCACCC AGAGCCGTGCCGGCTCCGTGCTGGATTTCCGCGTGGTGGAGACTGGACCGACCTTCCTGCGGCTGGCCTGGCAGCCCGGCCCCAAGCCCCCCCAGGGCTACGGCCTCAGCTACGCCGTGCAAG gagCGGCCCAGGGCGAGGAGAAGAGCCTGGGGGCCAGCGCGCAGTCGGCCACGCTGAGCAACCTGCGCCCCGACACCGAGTACGTGGTGACGCTCCGACCCCGCTACGCGCAGGAGCCCGCCGACCCCGCCACCCTCGCCGCCCGGACAC GGCGCCCGGTGGGCGTGCAGCACTTGGCCGTCCACAACGTCTCGGCGCAGAGCATGCTGCTGGCCTGGCAGCCCGTCAGCGGTGCCACCGGCTACCGGATCTCCTGGGTGACTCTCACAG GGCAGGACAGGCACAGGGTGGACGTGGACGCCGGGCGGACGTCGCAcgcgctgggggggctgcggcccgACGCTGACTACGTGGTGACGGTGGCCCCGCTCTTCGGGCAGCTGGAGGGGCCCACGGCCACCGTGCGGCAGAGGACGG AGGCGGGTGCGGAGCAGACGCTGCGGACCAACATCCTGAGCCCCACGTCCATCCAGGTGCTCTGGACTGGCGCCCGCGATGCCCGTGGCTACCGCCTGGAGTGGAAGAGAGCCACAG gaCTGGAGCCCCCCAGGACGGTGTCGCTCCCCAGCAGTGCCAACACCTACCAGCTGacggggctgcagccaggcaccGTGTACCGCATCACCCTCTACACGCTCTACGACGGCGGGGAGGTGGCCACCCCCGTCACCACCTTCCAGACAG GCGTGGAGGCGCCCGTGGGTGCCGTGTCGGAGCTGCGGCTCATCGAAGAGGCGGGCAGGCGGGTGCGGCTGGGCTGGACCGGCGTCCCCGGTGCCACAGAGTACAAAGTGGTAGTGCGCAACAACCAGG ACGGCACGGAGAGGACGAGGCGCGTCCCGGGCAGCCAGACGGGACTGGAGCTGGGTGACCTCCGGGAGGGCATCGCCTACCTGGTGCGCGTCTCGGCGCTGGCGGGCGGCCGGGAGGGCAGTGCCGCCACGCTCACCGTCCGCCTCA AGTACCCGGCGGTGGGCAGCATCTCGGAGCTGCGGGTGACAGAGGCCGGTCCCAGCCAGCTGCGCGTCACCTGGCGAGGGCTGCCAGGCGCCGGGGGCTACCTGCTGACCTGGCGAGGCAGCGACG GTCTGGAGCAATCCCGCTTCCTCCCCGCCGACCCCACCGCCTTCACCATCGAGGGGCTGCGTGCCGGCGTTGTCTACACCGTCGGTGTCTCAGCCATCGTGGACGGCCATGAGGGCAGCCCTGTCACCGCCACGGGGCGGATAG CCCCCGAGCAGGTGGGGATGGTGTCCCGGCTGGAGGTGCAGGCATCCAGGAGCAACGTTGCCCGCGTCACCTGGGTCGGCGTGCCGGGAGCCACCGCCTACCGCGTGGTGTGGAGCCGCAGGGACG GGGGCTCGGAGAGCAGCCGGCGGGTCCCCGGCCACACCAGCTCCTTCGACATCCCCGACCTGGAGGGCGGCGTCTCCTACACCGTGAAGGTGACGGCGCTCATCGGCAACAGGGAGGGCAACCCCGTTTCCATCATCGTCACCACCC cggaggcagcccccctgccccccgtcAGCAGCTTCCAGGTGACGGAGGCTTCGGAGCATCGCCTGCGCCTGGCCTGGGTGCCggcgcccggcagcgccgggtACCGCCTGGTCTGGCGCCTGGCCGAGG gggggccccagcacagccagcagctcccagccaccgCCGGCTCCTACGACCTGGGGGGGCTGGAGCCAGGCCGGCGCTACCACATCAGCATCACCAGCCTGGCCGGCGGCCGAGAGAGCGAGCCAGCCGCCGTCACCGCCATCACTG cagctgcCCCGGCCCACGTCACCAGCCTGCGGGTGACGGAGGTGCAGAGAGACTCGGTGACGCTCACCTGGACCCCCGTCCCCGGCGCCACCGGCTACGTCCTCTCCTGGACCCCCCCCGCAG ccggggggcagccggggcggacgctgcccggcgctgccagctcccagcaggtCTCCGGGCTGCGCCTGGGCCAGCGCTACACCTTCACCCTCCGCCCGCTCCTGGGGAGCACGCCGGGCGCCGAGACCTCCGTCAGCGAGCGCACGG TCTGCAGGGACGCTCGAGGTGACGTAGTCTTCCTGGTGCACGGCACCCGTGACAGCTCCTCCGGTGCCGATGCCGTCCGCACCCTCCTCTCCAACACCGTGACCGCCCTGGGGCGCCTGGGCCCCGAGGGCACCCAG GTGGCTCTGGCCACGTACAGCTAccgcagcctgccctggctgctcctcaACCGCTCCAGCGACCTGCCCGCCGTGTTGGAGCAGATCCGCACCATGCGCTATGAGGAACCTAGCGGCAACGCCATCG GGGCAGCTATCACCTTCGCCAGGACCTACCTGCTGAGCCCCGGCGCAGGGCGCCGGCCCGGTGTGCCAGCGGTGCTGGTGGTCCTGGCCGACGGCCCCTCCGGGGACGACGCCATCGCCGCGGCCAGGGACGTCAAGGCTGGGG GGGTCCGGCTGCTGGCGGTGGGCTTGGAGGGGGCGGACCGGGAGCAGCTCCGGCGCATGGTCACCGGCGAGGACCCCCGGTACATCTACCGTGGTGGCGGCAccctggcagagctggagggggagCTCACCGACGACCTCTGCACCATCATCTCCACCAAG CCAGAGCCGGAGCCGAAGCCGTGCACCGTGCAGTGCCCCAAG GGCGAGAAGGGGGATCACGGCGAGGCG GGACCGCAAGGACGTGTGGGGCAGCCGGGCCCCCCTGGCGAACCG GGCCGCCATGGGCTGCCCGGCCCTCCGGGACCTGCGGGGCCGCGGGGTCTGCCGGGAGAGAGCGTTGAGCGGCCGGGCAAGAAGGGGGACAGG GGATTCCCCGGAGCTGATGGGACACCGGgaagccccggccgccccgggaACCCCGGATCCCCCGGCCAGCCG GGCACCCAGGGCGTCCCCGGCCCCCGAGGGGATCCC GGGCCGCGGGGACCGATGGGGCTTTCTGGCCCAAAGGGGGAGAAAGGCGAGCCG GGAGAGCCCAGGGTGATCGTGGACGGAGGACAGGGGCTGCCAGGCCGGAAAGGGGAGCCGGGCATGCCG ggcagccctggcccccccgggagccccggcccACGGGGACCTTTTGGTGATCCAGGACCCCCTGGTCCGCTTGGACCCACGGGGCCACCGGGACCTCCGGGAGAGTCTGTGAAG ggGGAAAAGGGTGACCGAGGGGAGAGG GGCCCCCCCGGACTTGTGGATGGGGCAGCGCCTCGAGGGGAGCCCGGCCCCCCG GGTCTGCCTGGGGACCCCGGACCCCGGGGACCTGCCGGGCCCCCTGGCCTGAAGGGAGAGAAG GGCGATGGCAAAGAAGGTTTCCCAGGGCCAcccggccgccccggggacccAGGAGAGCGG GGCCCTCGGGGACCgccgggggagcagggcaggaag GGAGACCGCGGGGCGCCGGGTGAGCTGGGAGAGATGGGCGAGAAG GGGGACCGCGGTGTGCCGGGCCCCGAGGGCGAGAAG gGCGAGGCAGGAGCCCCGGGGCGCCCAGGGCCATCGGGCAGAGAG GGAGCTCCGGGACCGGCCGGCCCCCGGGGCGAGAAG GGCGATCCGGGACCGCCCGGCAAGCCG GCTCCCAGCGTGGCCGGTGTTAGCGGAGAGAAG GGTGAAAGAGGCTTCCCAGGACCAGAAGGACCTCCTGGCCCCAAGGGCGATGCGGGAGACAAAGGCGCCCGT GGCGTCCCTGGCCTGAGCAtcccggggccggccggccccAAAGGCGAGCAGGGCGATCGG GGTATCATTGGCCTCACGGGCAGGAGCGGCCCAAAG ggggagccgggggagccgggggagaAGGGCGAGCCCGGCCGAGCAGGAGCCCCAGGGCAGACCGGGCTGCGTGGCAAGGAG GGAGAGCGCGGAGAGAAGGGTGACGAAGGCACCCCG ggtGAAGCGGGTCCGCCTGGCAAACCCGGAGACAGGGGCCCCCGG GGCCTCCCTGGCTACCGCGGCCCCCCCGGGGAGAAGGGCGACTCGGGGGACCCGGGTCCCGAAGGCAGGAAC ggcagccctggagcacCAGGGAGCAAGGGTGACCGTGGGGAGCCG GGGCTTCCGGGACCCCCAGGACGAACG GTCGACGTGGGGCTCGGAGGAGTCGGGGAGAAGGGCGAGAAG ggggaccccggggaccccggcGAGGACGGCGCAAAGGGCGCCCGGGGCGATGCCGGCTCCCCCGGCCTGCCCGGAGAGAGG GGCGTGGagggcccccgcggcccccccggtgCGCGG GGTGACCCCGGGGACCGAGGCCTGCCAGGAGAGAAG GGGGACCGTGGCCCACCGGGGCTGGATGGCCGCAATGGGCTAGAAGGCAAACCCgggcccccgggccccgccgggctgcgg GGGGACCCGGGGAAGCAGGGGGACCCCGGCCGGGAC gggctgccggggctgcgtgGGGAGCAGGGACTGCCTGGCCCCGTGGGCCCCCTGGGACCGCCCGGCGTCCCT GGCAAACCCGGCGACGACGGCAAACCCGGCCTCAGCGGCAAGAAC GGAGAAGACGGGACACCGGGAGAGGACGGGAGGAAG GGAGACAAAGGTGACCCGGGACCCGCTGGCAGAGAT GGCCGCAGCGGTGCCAAGGGCGAGCAGGGGGACAGAGGTGTGCCaggccccctcggcccccccggcCTCCCTGGCGTCCCGGGACAGGTCGGCCCCCCCGGCCAG GGCTCGCCGGGCCTCCGTGGGGTGGCTGGACCGAAG GGGGACCCGGGGGAGCCCGGACTGCGAGGGGAGCCG GGGCGGCCCGGCAGCCCTGGAGCACGCGGAGACCCCGGGACTGCCGTG AACATTGAACGTAGCCTGGAAGCGCTTGGCATCAAG atTTCATCCCTGAAGGAGCTCACGGGTGCCTACGACGGGAGCTCGGATTCATTTCTGCCGGTGTCCGAGCGGCTGCGGGGCCAGAAGGGCagccggggggagccgggagaAAGGGGACCTCCGGGCCGAGAG GGTTCCTTAGGCTTCCCCGGCGAGCGAGGACCCAAGGGCGACAAGGGGGACCCGGGCGCCCCCGGTCCCCAGGGCCCCATGGGCCGTGCCGTGGGCGAGCGGGGTCCCGAGGGGCCGCCCGGGCAGCCGGGGGAGCCTGGCAAGCCGGGCATCCCCggggtgccgggccgggccggggagctgggggaggccgGGCGGCCCGGCGAGAAG GGCGACCGGGGTGAGAAGGGCGACCGGGGCGAGCAG ggcagggacggGCTGCCTGGCCCCCCAGGGCCCCCGGGGCCCAAG gcagacGCGGTGGAGGGCAGCCTGATGGGCTTCCCAGgcgagcgcggccccgccggaCCCAAGGGAGCGAAG GGCGAGCCGGGAGCCGAGGGCGAGCGGGGACCCAAAGGAGATAAG GGTGAGGGTGGCCCGCGGGGCGAGCGAGGGGAGCCTGGCGAGAAGGGCAGAGACGGTGGCCCG GGTCTCCCGGGTGAGAGAGGGCTGGCCGGCCCTGAGGGGAAGCCG GGCTTGCCGGGCTTCCCCGGTGCGCTGGGACGCCCG gGCAGCCAGGGGGACCCGGGACCCCCAGGACCGCCG ggcagcgctggcccACCAGGGACCCAGGGCCCAGCTGGGACCAAG GGCGATCCGGGGGAACCTGGCTCCGGCATCCGG GGCTTGCCCGGTCCCCAGGGCAGCAtggggctgcccggcccccccggcccccccggcccaggG GGCCCCCCGGgtgtccctgggcagccaggacaAGTG GGGGAGAGCGGAAAGCCGGGCGTGCCGGGCAGGGACGGCGTGCCGGGGAAGGACGGCGAGGCGGGGGTGCCTGGGAAGACG GGCATGCCGGGGCCTTCAGGCCCTGCCGGTCCCAAGGGAGAGCCAGGGGATGCCGGAGCCCCAGGGCAG GCCGTCGCCGGCCCTCCCGGCGCCAAAGGCGAGAAG GGCGAGCCGGCGCTGCTGGAGGGCGTGCTGCTGGGAGAACCC GGCTCCAAGGGTGACCGAGGCTTGCCTGGCCCCAAGGGCGAGAAG GGGGAGCCGGGAGGATCCGGGGAGCCGGGAGATCCCGGGGAAGAC GGAGCCAAGGGGTCCTCTGGAGCCAAAGGGGAGAAG GGATCGCCGGGTGTCAGTGTGCGGGGACCGCCGGGACAGGATGGGCCTCCGGGTTTGAAG gGTGACATCGGCTTGCCAGGactaccaggacccccaggctTAGCAGGCATCGCTGGGGCACCAGGACAGCCGGGTCTGAGAGGGGATAACGGGCAGCCTGGCCCACCGGGTCCCCCGGGAGAGAGG GGTTTGATCGGCTTTCCCGGGAGAGACGGCACCTCCGGACCaccgggacccccaggacccccagggccggCC GGCACGCAAGGGGCCTCTGGCCTGAAGGGTGACAAG GGCgcgccgggggccgggctgcCAGGAGCCAGAGGCGAGCGCGGAGACCCAGGGCCACGG GGTGAAGATGGGCGCCCGGGGCCAGAAGGGGATCGTGGGCCGGCG GGTTTGCCTGGGAACCGGGGGGAGCGCGGGGACAAG GGAGACCTTGGGGCCCCGGGGCCCAAAGGAGACAAG GGCGATACTGTGGTGCTGGAGGGGCCCGCTGGAGCACGAGGCAGCAAAGGGGAGCCG GGAGAGCGTGGCCTGAAGGGCACGGAAGGGGACAAGGGGGACAAGGGGGAGCAAGGCATGCCCGGAGAGAAG GGCGTGAGGGGCGAGCAAGGCGAGAAGGGCTCCACGGGCTTCCCCGGGGCACGTGGCCCCGGCGGGCAGAAG GGAGAGGTCGGAGCATCGGGAGAGCCCGGCGAGCCG GGCCAGCCTGGCCGCGATGGGATCCCCGGAGCCCGGGGAGAGAAGGGGGACATGGGACCCCTGGGCATGCGTGGCCCCAAG GGTGACCGGGGCATGAAAGGCGCCTGCGGCATCGATGGGGACAAGGGCGAGAAG GGAGAGCCGGGGATCCCGGGGCGctcggggctgccggggaggAAAGGCGAGCCG GGAGAGCTGGGTCTGTCGGGACCAGCGGGCATTCCCGGGAAGGAGGGGCTCATGGGACCCAAG GGCGACCGGGGATTCGACGGGCAGCAGGGAGCCAAAGGAGACCAGGGGGAGAAAGGAGACCGG GGTGCCCCGGGCATTATCGGTGGCCCTGGTCCCCGGGGTAGTGACGGTGCTCctggcccccccgggcccccaggGAGCATTGGCCCACGAGGTCCCGAGGGCATGCAGGGCCAGAAG GGGGAGAGAGGCCCCCCTGGACAGGCGGTGCCGGGGGCCCGCGGCGTGCCCGGCATCCCCGGCGAGAGAGGAGAGCAG TCCCGGCACCCAGGGGCTCcgtggggagaagggggagccGGGCATGACG gaggaggagatccGCGCCTTTGTCCGGCAGGAGATGAACCAGCACTGTG CCTGCGGTGGCCACTTCCCACGGCGCCTGGATTCAC gctggggggctcAGGCCAGGAGCAGCCTCCACTCTgcccagggaggaggaagaatcATCCGCCAGGAGAGGGAGCGTGGCCAAACAGGTGA